One window of Rhinoraja longicauda isolate Sanriku21f chromosome 9, sRhiLon1.1, whole genome shotgun sequence genomic DNA carries:
- the LOC144596433 gene encoding zinc-binding protein A33-like isoform X1, whose amino-acid sequence MDSKHQIQSLIEDAICPICLDFFTDPVILECGHNFCRSCITQSWDREGRNSCPVCREEFADRSLRVSRALASITDKARALSLNTGGKESELHCEEHQEELKLFCETDKKLICLMCRDDQEHRDHRFMSIKEAVESYKEQIKTSLEILTKNKSAVEEMEQKQKEKLSGVREQSQNLLTYITSVFAELRQILNEKERLFLKDLREDKESVLNPMENNLRAIQEEINSIQEKLLKLQERMNQTDSLIFLKEETRQKRRISDDTHMLSVADGALDVGKFDHPYLLNTVFSEVPAGVKRVSVTLDVETAHPLLEVSEDRKRVGRTWTWGGLPDMGRKRFTGSARVLGSEGFTSGRHYWEVEVAGSRGWSLGVAAESVKRKRRVTPTPETGVWSIRRRDDKFDALTSPPSRLPAHLIPGRVGVYLSYESGIVSFYDASTKSHLHTFTGNKFTEKLYPFFGPWLRICSGSAPGV is encoded by the exons ATGGATTCGAAACACCAGATCCAGAGTTTAATCGAAGACGcgatttgtcccatttgcctggatttcttcaccgatccagttatactggagtgcgggcacaacttctgccgctcctgtatcacacagagttgggacagggaggggagaaactcctgcccagtatgtagagaggagtttgcagaccgcagcctcagggtgagtcgggccttggcgagtatCACTGAcaaagctcgagcactgagcctgaacacgggagggaaggaaagtGAACTTCACtgtgaggaacatcaggaagaactgaagctgttttgtgaaaccgacaagaagctgatctgcctgATGTGCCGAGACGACCAGGAACACAGAGACCATCGCTTCATGtcgattaaagaagctgttgaaagctacaag gagcagattaaaacttccttggagattctcacaaaaaataaatcagcggtgGAGGAAATGGAACAGAAACAGAAAGAGAAGCTGTCTGGAGTCCGG GAGCAGTCACAGAACCTGTtgacctacatcacatcggtatttgctgaactgcgccagattctcaatgagaaagagcggCTCTTTCTCAAGGATCTCCGGGAAGACAAAGAGAGCGTTTTAAATCCAATGGAAAATAATCTacgagcgattcaagaggagataaactctatTCAAGAGAAACTCTTAAAGCTGCAGGAGCGGATGAACCAAACGGACAGTTTGATATTTTTGAAG gaggaaactcgtCAGAAGAGGAG GATAAGTGATGATACGCACATGCTGTCAGTAGCAGACGGTGCCCTGGACGTTGGAAAGTTCGATCACCCATATTTGTTGAACACGGTGTTCAGCGAGGTGCCCGCTGGCGTTAAGAGAg tctccgtcaccctggatgtggaaacagcgcatccgctgctcgaggtgtctgaggatcggaagagggtgggaCGGACCTGGACCTGGGGGGGTCTCCCTGACATGGgacggaagaggtttacaggcagtgcacgtgtgctgggatcggagggattcacatcggggagacattactgggaggtggaggtggcggggagtcggggctggagtctgggagtcgccgcagagtctgtgaagAGGAAGAGACGGGTCAcaccgaccccggagactggagtctggagcatcaggcggcggGATGACaagtttgatgcactcacctcccctccatcccgtctccccgcccatctcattcccgggagggtgggagtttatctcagttacgagtccgggatagtttcattttacgacgcgtccaccaagtcccatctccacaccttcactgggaacaaattcacggagaaactttatcctttcttcgggccttggctgagaatctgctccggttccgctccgggtgtgtaa
- the LOC144596868 gene encoding cystatin-like gives MESLTLRVAHRSLLDPPLTVVVPCNVSEGSGDRDKVPGIPRNISVDDPGVQSGALAAVYRYNNASNDIYLFKVQRILNAQVQIVSGLKYLLHFDIGRTVCRKENPYNFKHCSFQTSPSLIKDTSNPPRCPAVPEIPPRARGQRVVPLQHHPGTDVTPEKGQAAGSGRALFRLAP, from the exons ATGGAATCGTTGACACTGCGGGTGGCGCACAGATCCCTCCTCGACCCCCCTCTCACTGTTGTTGTTCCTTGCAATGTTTCAGAGGGGTCTGGAGATAGGGACAAGGTCCCGGGAATCCCAAGGAACATCAGTGTGGACGACCCCGGGGTTCAAAGTGGTGCCCTTGCTGCAGTCTACAGATACAACAACGCATCCAATGACATCTACCTGTTTAAAGTCCAGAGGATACTAAATGCACAGGTGCAG ATTGTTTCTGGTCTGAAGTATCTACTACACTTTGATATTGGAAGAACAGTCTGTCGCAAGGAAAATCCATACAACTTCAAACACTGCTCCTTTCAAACAAGCCCGTCGCTGATTAAG gatacatccaatcccccgcggtgcccagcggtcccggaaatccccccgcgtgcccgtggacagcgcgtagtccctctccaacaccaccctggcacggacgtaaccccggaaaaggggcaggcagctggctcgggcagagccctcttccgcctggcgccgtga
- the LOC144596433 gene encoding zinc-binding protein A33-like isoform X2 — MDSKHQIQSLIEDAICPICLDFFTDPVILECGHNFCRSCITQSWDREGRNSCPVCREEFADRSLRVSRALASITDKARALSLNTGGKESELHCEEHQEELKLFCETDKKLICLMCRDDQEHRDHRFMSIKEAVESYKEQSQNLLTYITSVFAELRQILNEKERLFLKDLREDKESVLNPMENNLRAIQEEINSIQEKLLKLQERMNQTDSLIFLKEETRQKRRISDDTHMLSVADGALDVGKFDHPYLLNTVFSEVPAGVKRVSVTLDVETAHPLLEVSEDRKRVGRTWTWGGLPDMGRKRFTGSARVLGSEGFTSGRHYWEVEVAGSRGWSLGVAAESVKRKRRVTPTPETGVWSIRRRDDKFDALTSPPSRLPAHLIPGRVGVYLSYESGIVSFYDASTKSHLHTFTGNKFTEKLYPFFGPWLRICSGSAPGV; from the exons ATGGATTCGAAACACCAGATCCAGAGTTTAATCGAAGACGcgatttgtcccatttgcctggatttcttcaccgatccagttatactggagtgcgggcacaacttctgccgctcctgtatcacacagagttgggacagggaggggagaaactcctgcccagtatgtagagaggagtttgcagaccgcagcctcagggtgagtcgggccttggcgagtatCACTGAcaaagctcgagcactgagcctgaacacgggagggaaggaaagtGAACTTCACtgtgaggaacatcaggaagaactgaagctgttttgtgaaaccgacaagaagctgatctgcctgATGTGCCGAGACGACCAGGAACACAGAGACCATCGCTTCATGtcgattaaagaagctgttgaaagctacaag GAGCAGTCACAGAACCTGTtgacctacatcacatcggtatttgctgaactgcgccagattctcaatgagaaagagcggCTCTTTCTCAAGGATCTCCGGGAAGACAAAGAGAGCGTTTTAAATCCAATGGAAAATAATCTacgagcgattcaagaggagataaactctatTCAAGAGAAACTCTTAAAGCTGCAGGAGCGGATGAACCAAACGGACAGTTTGATATTTTTGAAG gaggaaactcgtCAGAAGAGGAG GATAAGTGATGATACGCACATGCTGTCAGTAGCAGACGGTGCCCTGGACGTTGGAAAGTTCGATCACCCATATTTGTTGAACACGGTGTTCAGCGAGGTGCCCGCTGGCGTTAAGAGAg tctccgtcaccctggatgtggaaacagcgcatccgctgctcgaggtgtctgaggatcggaagagggtgggaCGGACCTGGACCTGGGGGGGTCTCCCTGACATGGgacggaagaggtttacaggcagtgcacgtgtgctgggatcggagggattcacatcggggagacattactgggaggtggaggtggcggggagtcggggctggagtctgggagtcgccgcagagtctgtgaagAGGAAGAGACGGGTCAcaccgaccccggagactggagtctggagcatcaggcggcggGATGACaagtttgatgcactcacctcccctccatcccgtctccccgcccatctcattcccgggagggtgggagtttatctcagttacgagtccgggatagtttcattttacgacgcgtccaccaagtcccatctccacaccttcactgggaacaaattcacggagaaactttatcctttcttcgggccttggctgagaatctgctccggttccgctccgggtgtgtaa